A region of the Osmia bicornis bicornis chromosome 1, iOsmBic2.1, whole genome shotgun sequence genome:
GAGGCAGTGTGACTGGTTTAGTTTTTCGCAAAGGTACACATACGTTATACTCAGCTTCTGAGGATAGAAGTGTAAAAGTATGGAATTTAGATGATATGGCATATGTAGAGTCCTTGTAAGTATCCTTTGTTTAAATATACtataaaattttgcaatatggTATTAACATTTTCTGTTAGATTCGGGCACCAAAGTAGCATTACATCAATTGACGCCCTCGCGAGGGAAAGAGCTATAACCAGTGGCGGTTTTGATGGAACGGTTCGAATTTGGAAAATCATCGAAGAATCGCAGCTGATATTTAATGGGCACGGTGGTAGTATAGATTGTGTGAAGCTCATAAATGAAGAAAACTTTTTTAGCTGCGGAGATGATGGGCAGTTATGTGTTTGGGGTTGTTTAAAGAAAAAGCCTTTATGCTCGGTAGCGGACGCACATGGTAAAGATGAAAGTAATAATCAACCAATGTGGATTTCTAGTATAGCTACTTTACTTAATACAGATTTAGTTGCATCAGGTAaatcttttcttctttaaaaaaaaattataattattctgtGTTTAATAATTGCTATACTGTAGGATCGCGGAATGGAATCATTAAATTATGGCAGTGCGGTGACTCCTTCAGGTCACTGGATCCACTATTTGAAATTCAGTTAATAGGTTTTATAAACGCGCTATGCTTTACTCCGGATGGAACTCATCTTATCGCTGGGGTCGGTCAAGAGCATAGGCTTGGAAGATGGTGGCGTATCCCGGAAGCAAAGAATAGTATTGTTATAGTACCGTTaattcaaaagaaaaacaaataatttatataataagaaaaagggatatattttaatgaatcaaTGAAATTTGTCATAAAGAATgtgtatataaatatgtatagaATGAATCTTTTTATGCATTAAAGAAAAGCGCTGTTTAGTATTTTATAACTCTGTGgtgatttattttttctacgtttattaagaaaaattgcattcCATGTCTTCGGTTGTGCTAGCCATGGCATgtcaatgaaataaaagaaatattggtCCACAGtacaagtatttatttattctgtacAAAAGTtgagttataaaatattatgtcCCCATTTTAGGTCTTGTTCTTAGTCTT
Encoded here:
- the LOC114873541 gene encoding U3 small nucleolar RNA-interacting protein 2, whose product is MSFFIRNKQGGSGTKRKFNGHGGSTKGKKDVKKPVTDDNESIASTDEELAEENQRHEKYESEEEEEETAQEKRIRLAKKYLEQIEEEERDRTEFEQGAVTKRLHEEYLEEKGRLRKTVASNYISHGEPIILKCKEHKGSITCLCLSSNGNFLYSGSKDGGLVKWSLKDRTKLKVIKRKKKAQDGIKCVQCMAISTDGKFLVVGDSGCKEIKVYSGDTLDHIKNLQGHRGSVTGLVFRKGTHTLYSASEDRSVKVWNLDDMAYVESLFGHQSSITSIDALARERAITSGGFDGTVRIWKIIEESQLIFNGHGGSIDCVKLINEENFFSCGDDGQLCVWGCLKKKPLCSVADAHGKDESNNQPMWISSIATLLNTDLVASGSRNGIIKLWQCGDSFRSLDPLFEIQLIGFINALCFTPDGTHLIAGVGQEHRLGRWWRIPEAKNSIVIVPLIQKKNK